A genomic stretch from Bradyrhizobium quebecense includes:
- the cobT gene encoding cobaltochelatase subunit CobT — translation MTTSNIKFRPGSKEAPTEPFKRSVSACLKAIAKKPELEVSFAAERPGLAPGKARLPEPARKMTKRDAAIVRGHADSIALKIACHDPKVHRKLMPGNPQARGVFEAVEQARVEAIGSRRMAGVAKNLTAMLDDHFHRGKYDEITDRADAPLSDALAMLVRERLTGMAPPAAAKKMVDLWRPTLEDKIGSRLDQLSRFTEDQARFGDLVHDLLSALDLGDDRNMDSDDDDDQDENQDGENDQSGAEGSPDSDAAQEMSADQAQTSAEEMSESAMESAQASTSDTFDDGELGDDETPGEATRPNSRGQNEPRGPEYHAFAPKFDEVIAAEDLCDHDELERLRSYLDKQLAHLQGIVARLANRLQRRLMAQQNRAWDFDLEEGILDPARLSRVVTDPYHPLSFMHEKEATFRDTVVTLLLDNSGSMRGRPITVAATCADILARTLERCGVKVEILGFTTRAWKGGQSREAWLAAGKPANPGRLNDLRHIIYKSADAPWRRARKNLGLMMREGLLKENIDGEALDWAHKRLLARPEQRRILMMISDGAPVDDSTLSVNPGNYLERHLRHIIEEIETRSPVELIAIGIGHDVTRYYRRAVTIVDAEELGGAITEKLAELFSETHGSAPAPGTRRRLHS, via the coding sequence ATGACAACCTCCAATATCAAATTCCGTCCCGGATCAAAGGAAGCGCCGACCGAGCCGTTCAAGCGCTCGGTGTCGGCGTGCCTGAAGGCGATCGCCAAGAAGCCGGAGCTCGAGGTCTCTTTCGCCGCCGAGCGGCCGGGGCTTGCGCCCGGCAAGGCGCGGCTGCCGGAGCCGGCGCGCAAGATGACCAAGCGCGATGCGGCGATCGTGCGCGGCCATGCCGACTCGATCGCGCTCAAGATCGCCTGTCACGATCCCAAGGTGCATCGCAAGCTGATGCCGGGCAATCCGCAGGCGCGCGGCGTGTTCGAGGCGGTCGAGCAGGCGCGCGTCGAGGCGATCGGCTCGCGGCGGATGGCGGGCGTCGCGAAGAACCTCACCGCGATGCTCGACGATCATTTTCACCGCGGCAAGTATGACGAGATCACCGACCGCGCCGATGCGCCGCTGTCGGACGCGCTGGCGATGCTGGTGCGCGAACGCCTGACCGGCATGGCGCCGCCCGCGGCCGCCAAGAAGATGGTCGATCTCTGGCGTCCGACGCTGGAGGACAAGATCGGCTCGCGGCTCGACCAGCTCAGCCGTTTCACCGAGGACCAGGCGAGGTTCGGCGACCTCGTCCATGATCTGCTGTCGGCGCTCGATCTCGGCGACGACCGTAACATGGATTCCGACGACGACGATGACCAGGACGAGAACCAGGACGGCGAGAACGATCAGTCCGGTGCCGAGGGTTCGCCCGATTCCGACGCCGCGCAGGAGATGAGCGCCGACCAGGCCCAGACGAGCGCGGAAGAGATGAGCGAAAGCGCGATGGAGAGCGCGCAGGCCTCCACGTCAGACACGTTCGACGACGGCGAACTCGGCGACGACGAGACGCCGGGCGAGGCGACACGGCCGAATTCGCGTGGCCAGAACGAACCGCGCGGCCCGGAATATCATGCGTTTGCGCCGAAGTTCGACGAGGTGATCGCCGCGGAAGATCTCTGCGATCACGACGAACTCGAGCGGCTGCGCTCCTATCTCGACAAGCAGCTCGCGCATCTGCAGGGCATCGTAGCGCGGCTCGCCAACCGCCTGCAGCGCCGCCTGATGGCACAGCAGAACCGCGCCTGGGATTTCGATCTCGAGGAAGGCATCCTCGATCCGGCGCGGCTGTCGCGCGTTGTCACTGATCCCTATCACCCGCTGTCCTTCATGCACGAGAAGGAGGCGACCTTCCGCGACACCGTGGTGACGCTGCTGCTCGACAATTCAGGTTCGATGCGCGGTCGTCCGATCACGGTTGCCGCCACCTGCGCCGACATCCTGGCGCGCACGCTGGAGCGTTGCGGCGTCAAGGTCGAGATCCTGGGCTTCACCACCCGCGCCTGGAAGGGCGGGCAGTCGCGCGAGGCGTGGCTTGCGGCCGGCAAGCCGGCCAATCCCGGCCGCCTCAACGACCTGCGCCACATCATCTACAAGTCGGCGGATGCGCCGTGGCGCCGTGCGCGGAAAAATCTCGGCCTGATGATGCGCGAGGGCCTGCTGAAGGAGAACATCGACGGCGAGGCGCTCGACTGGGCGCACAAGCGTCTGCTTGCGCGTCCCGAGCAGCGCCGCATCCTGATGATGATTTCCGACGGCGCGCCGGTCGACGACTCCACGCTGTCGGTCAATCCGGGCAACTATCTCGAGCGGCACCTGCGCCACATCATCGAGGAGATCGAGACCCGCTCGCCGGTCGAGCTGATCGCGATCGGCATCGGTCATGACGTGACGCGCTATTATCGCCGCGCCGTCACCATCGTGGATGCCGAAGAGCTTGGCGGCGCGATCACCGAAAAGCTCGCCGAGCTGTTCAGCGAGACCCACGGCTCGGCGCCCGCACCGGGCACGCGGCGCCGCCTTCACTCGTGA
- a CDS encoding GNAT family N-acetyltransferase, with protein MPKISVERTVTQTKKAVLGGLLRYNNEKMGKQKYKRFAISLRQGDEIVGGIVGEVWTAVLFIQLFWMEQKFRNKGFGAKLIKAIEDEARRFGATRSYLDTMSFQAPGFYRANGYKEFGSIEGYPGGVTRHWFTKSL; from the coding sequence ATGCCGAAAATCTCCGTCGAGCGCACAGTCACACAGACGAAGAAAGCGGTGCTCGGCGGATTGCTCCGCTACAACAACGAGAAGATGGGGAAGCAGAAGTACAAGCGCTTCGCCATCTCGCTGCGGCAAGGCGACGAGATCGTCGGCGGCATCGTCGGCGAGGTCTGGACCGCGGTGTTGTTCATCCAGCTGTTCTGGATGGAGCAGAAGTTTCGCAACAAGGGTTTTGGCGCGAAGCTGATCAAGGCGATCGAAGACGAGGCGCGGCGCTTCGGAGCGACGCGATCCTATCTGGATACGATGAGCTTCCAGGCGCCGGGCTTCTACCGCGCCAATGGATATAAAGAGTTCGGTTCGATTGAGGGGTATCCCGGCGGCGTCACGCGCCACTGGTTTACGAAATCGCTATGA
- the cobS gene encoding cobaltochelatase subunit CobS, whose product MTTAVQTKAQEPVGMPDMKVSVRQVFGIDSDLEVPAYSEVDPHVPEVDSDYRFDRATTLAILAGFAKNRRVMVTGYHGTGKSTHIEQVAARLNWPCVRVNLDSHISRIDLVGKDAIVVKDGKQVTEFRDGILPWALQHNIALVFDEYDAGRPDVMFVIQRVLEVSGRLTLLDQNKVIKPHPAFRLFSTANTVGLGDTSGLYHGTQQINQGQMDRWSIVTTLNYLAHDEEVEIVLAKAKHYRTQEGRDIVNKMVRLADLTRNAFANGDLSTVMSPRTVITWAENADIFNDIGFAFRVTFLNKCDELERPLVAEFYQRCFNVELPESSVNVALS is encoded by the coding sequence ATGACGACGGCCGTCCAGACCAAAGCGCAAGAACCCGTCGGGATGCCCGACATGAAGGTGTCGGTTCGGCAGGTCTTCGGGATCGATAGCGATCTGGAAGTTCCGGCCTATTCCGAAGTCGATCCGCATGTGCCGGAAGTCGACAGCGACTATCGCTTCGACCGCGCCACCACGCTCGCGATCCTCGCCGGCTTTGCCAAGAACCGCCGCGTGATGGTCACCGGCTATCACGGCACCGGCAAATCGACTCACATCGAGCAGGTTGCGGCCCGACTCAACTGGCCCTGCGTGCGCGTCAACCTCGACAGCCACATCAGCCGTATCGATCTCGTCGGCAAGGATGCCATCGTGGTCAAGGACGGCAAGCAGGTCACCGAATTCCGCGACGGCATCCTGCCCTGGGCGCTGCAGCACAACATCGCGCTGGTGTTCGACGAGTACGACGCCGGCCGTCCGGACGTGATGTTCGTGATCCAGCGCGTGCTGGAGGTGTCCGGCCGCCTGACGCTGCTCGACCAGAACAAGGTGATCAAGCCGCACCCGGCGTTCCGCCTGTTCTCGACCGCCAACACGGTCGGCCTCGGCGACACCTCGGGCCTCTATCACGGCACCCAGCAGATCAACCAGGGCCAGATGGACCGCTGGTCGATCGTCACCACACTGAACTACCTCGCCCATGACGAGGAAGTTGAGATCGTGCTGGCGAAGGCGAAGCACTATCGCACCCAGGAGGGCCGCGACATCGTCAACAAGATGGTGCGGCTGGCGGATCTCACCCGCAACGCGTTCGCCAATGGCGACCTGTCGACGGTGATGAGCCCGCGCACGGTGATCACCTGGGCCGAGAACGCCGACATCTTCAACGACATCGGCTTCGCGTTCCGCGTCACCTTCCTCAACAAGTGTGACGAACTGGAGCGGCCGCTGGTCGCCGAGTTCTACCAGCGCTGCTTCAACGTCGAGTTGCCGGAATCCTCGGTCAACGTGGCGCTCAGCTAG
- a CDS encoding DedA family protein has protein sequence MTSFLDPLIAFVSAHAWLAYLTLFLAALLEAVPVVGSLVPGSTIILALSALVPGGELKLVPVLAAAAAGAMLGDGTAYLIGYRSQREILSAWPLSNYPRVVAQSEAFFNRWGVLAVFFARFVPPIRAFVPITAGALDMPPARFYAINIPAILLWAPAHVLPGVLAVTALHDYAGLPHHQHVGKHLWMFAVAGAAVILSLAIWTIRRRHGGGLIEPAKPAK, from the coding sequence GTGACTTCATTCCTTGACCCATTGATCGCGTTCGTTTCGGCCCATGCCTGGCTCGCCTATCTGACGCTGTTTCTGGCCGCCCTGCTGGAAGCAGTCCCGGTGGTCGGTTCGCTGGTGCCGGGCTCGACCATCATCCTGGCGCTGAGCGCGTTGGTCCCGGGCGGCGAATTGAAGCTCGTGCCGGTGCTCGCCGCCGCGGCCGCCGGCGCGATGCTCGGCGACGGCACCGCCTACCTGATCGGCTACCGCAGCCAGCGCGAGATCCTGTCGGCCTGGCCGCTCTCCAATTATCCGCGGGTGGTCGCGCAGAGCGAGGCCTTCTTCAACCGCTGGGGCGTGCTCGCGGTGTTCTTCGCCCGCTTCGTGCCGCCGATCCGCGCCTTTGTGCCGATCACCGCCGGCGCGCTCGACATGCCGCCGGCGCGCTTCTACGCGATCAACATCCCCGCGATCCTGCTCTGGGCACCGGCGCATGTGTTGCCCGGCGTGCTCGCCGTCACCGCGCTGCACGACTATGCCGGCCTGCCGCATCATCAACATGTCGGCAAGCACCTGTGGATGTTCGCGGTCGCGGGCGCTGCCGTCATCCTGTCGCTGGCGATCTGGACCATCCGCCGCCGGCATGGCGGCGGCCTGATCGAACCGGCCAAGCCTGCGAAATAG
- a CDS encoding citrate/2-methylcitrate synthase, with product MKKSAELYLSAREAAAELAISPATLYAYVSRGLIRSEPSPDSRSHRYRAEDIRGLKERRVPSPEPRGFRNFDADLPVMDSAIATITEQGPIYRGVNCVDLAERDTLEHTATLLWDVTGVDPFAPDNCPHVSDEMRAIAEAARRAQPIDRTVAVLALAASADPGAFTRAPDGRAMVGGRILRLLVATMLNAVPSAGPLHEQVARVWTPDNKHAPDLIRRALVLLADHELNASTFTARCAASTGLNLYDSVIAGLVALKGPMHGGAGVLASRLVKTMIDNDVAPVVRERVALGERFAGFGHGVYKKGDPRAISLLEALTRAGAPRKFTREVPERIAEATGEFVNIDYALAVLVHALRMPAGSELALFAMARSVGWIAHASEQLQLGKLIRPRARYVGPAPGRTGTTNSI from the coding sequence ATGAAAAAATCCGCCGAGCTTTACCTCTCCGCCCGCGAGGCCGCCGCCGAACTCGCGATCTCGCCGGCGACCCTCTACGCCTATGTCAGCCGCGGCCTGATCCGCTCCGAGCCGTCGCCGGATTCGCGCAGCCACCGCTACCGCGCCGAGGACATCAGGGGGTTGAAGGAGCGCCGCGTGCCGTCACCGGAGCCGCGCGGCTTTCGCAATTTCGACGCCGATCTGCCGGTGATGGATTCGGCGATCGCGACCATCACCGAGCAGGGCCCGATCTATCGCGGCGTGAACTGCGTCGATCTCGCCGAGCGCGACACGCTGGAGCACACCGCGACGCTGCTGTGGGACGTCACCGGCGTCGACCCGTTCGCGCCCGACAATTGCCCGCATGTCTCGGATGAAATGCGTGCGATCGCCGAGGCCGCGCGGCGCGCCCAGCCGATCGACCGGACGGTCGCGGTGCTGGCGCTGGCGGCGAGTGCCGATCCCGGCGCCTTCACCCGCGCGCCTGATGGCCGTGCGATGGTCGGCGGGCGCATCCTGCGGCTGCTGGTCGCGACCATGCTGAACGCCGTGCCATCGGCCGGGCCGCTGCATGAGCAGGTCGCGCGGGTCTGGACGCCGGACAACAAGCACGCGCCCGACCTGATTCGCCGCGCGCTGGTGCTGCTCGCCGATCACGAACTGAATGCCTCCACCTTCACGGCACGCTGCGCGGCATCGACCGGGCTCAATCTGTACGACTCCGTGATCGCGGGTCTCGTCGCGTTGAAGGGGCCGATGCATGGCGGCGCCGGTGTGCTGGCCTCGCGCCTGGTCAAGACCATGATCGACAATGACGTTGCGCCTGTGGTCCGCGAGCGGGTCGCGCTCGGCGAACGCTTCGCCGGCTTCGGGCACGGCGTCTACAAGAAGGGCGATCCGCGCGCGATTTCGCTGCTCGAGGCCCTGACGCGGGCCGGCGCACCGCGGAAATTCACCAGGGAAGTGCCCGAGCGGATCGCGGAAGCGACCGGCGAGTTCGTCAACATCGACTACGCGCTGGCGGTGCTGGTGCATGCGCTGCGGATGCCAGCGGGGAGCGAGCTCGCGCTGTTTGCGATGGCCCGCAGCGTCGGCTGGATCGCGCATGCCAGCGAGCAACTTCAGCTTGGCAAGCTGATTCGGCCCCGCGCGCGCTATGTCGGCCCGGCACCCGGGCGGACCGGCACGACCAATAGTATCTAG
- a CDS encoding citrate synthase/methylcitrate synthase yields the protein MNMILTKSQIGLDGVPAAETVLSHVDGERGELIIAGEHVANLADKSSFEGVTARLWNGATGKSLSEANVRAGLGAARERAFARLPDLMPATRGMSIVDGFRAAIAGLRGENGLEHEATIVGAFPVIAGALVQHAKGHAPISPDPNASHAADTLRMLRGRKAEPREVAALDAYFVTVCDHGMNASTFTTRVIASTQADLFAAVTGGYCALTGPLHGGAPEPVLEMLDAIGTRERIKPWVDGALAHGERLMGFGHRVYRVRDPRADVLKIAIERLEADGADLPFAGEVEAYIRAALRKKNPERPLETNVEFFTAILLDALEIPRQAFTPIFAVARAAGWTAHALEQRRTGRLIRPSSSYVGAVPKG from the coding sequence ATGAACATGATTCTCACCAAGAGCCAGATCGGTCTGGATGGCGTCCCCGCTGCCGAGACCGTGTTGAGCCATGTCGACGGCGAGCGCGGCGAGTTGATCATCGCCGGCGAGCACGTCGCCAACCTCGCAGACAAGTCGAGCTTCGAGGGCGTCACGGCGCGGCTGTGGAATGGCGCCACCGGCAAGTCGCTGAGCGAAGCCAACGTCCGCGCCGGCCTCGGCGCCGCCCGCGAACGCGCCTTTGCGCGGCTGCCGGACCTGATGCCGGCGACGCGCGGCATGTCGATCGTCGACGGCTTCCGGGCCGCGATCGCAGGCCTCCGCGGCGAGAACGGGCTGGAGCACGAGGCAACCATCGTCGGCGCCTTCCCTGTGATCGCGGGCGCCCTGGTCCAGCACGCCAAGGGACATGCCCCGATCTCGCCGGACCCGAATGCCAGCCACGCGGCCGACACGCTGCGGATGCTGCGGGGGCGCAAGGCCGAGCCGCGCGAGGTTGCGGCGCTCGACGCCTATTTCGTCACCGTCTGCGACCACGGCATGAATGCATCGACCTTCACGACGCGGGTGATCGCGTCGACCCAGGCCGATCTGTTCGCGGCCGTCACCGGCGGCTACTGCGCGCTGACCGGCCCGCTGCATGGCGGCGCGCCGGAGCCGGTGCTGGAGATGCTGGACGCAATTGGCACCCGTGAGCGCATCAAGCCCTGGGTCGACGGCGCGCTGGCGCACGGCGAACGGCTGATGGGCTTTGGTCATCGCGTCTATCGCGTGCGTGACCCGCGCGCCGACGTGTTGAAGATCGCGATCGAACGCCTCGAAGCCGACGGCGCCGACCTGCCGTTTGCCGGCGAGGTCGAGGCCTATATCCGCGCAGCGCTGCGGAAGAAGAATCCGGAGCGGCCGCTCGAGACCAATGTCGAGTTCTTCACCGCGATCCTGCTCGATGCGCTGGAAATCCCGCGGCAGGCGTTCACGCCGATCTTCGCGGTGGCCCGTGCCGCCGGCTGGACCGCGCATGCGCTGGAACAGCGGCGCACCGGCCGGTTGATCCGGCCGAGCTCGTCCTATGTCGGAGCAGTGCCGAAGGGCTGA
- a CDS encoding J domain-containing protein, with protein MPIDSSKFFDSIRIKPTKVSAKRQAQAGEQAVTCEWAGCQNKGAHRAPKGRENSREYWHFCLDHVREYNQSYNFFQGMNPDDVARYQKDALTGHRPTWKMGANNGKKESGLDAASDPFHVFSELNGRGRWRPGPGGAEPKPETRKVMNAERKALLVMGLGAGATLEDVKSKYKALVKQHHPDANGGDRSTEDRLIEIIKAYNYLKTVVREA; from the coding sequence ATGCCGATCGATTCATCAAAATTCTTCGACTCCATTCGCATCAAGCCGACCAAGGTGAGTGCGAAGCGCCAGGCGCAGGCCGGCGAGCAGGCCGTGACCTGCGAGTGGGCGGGTTGCCAGAACAAGGGCGCGCACCGCGCCCCGAAAGGCCGCGAGAATTCGCGCGAGTATTGGCACTTCTGTCTCGATCACGTCCGCGAGTACAACCAGTCCTACAATTTCTTCCAGGGCATGAATCCTGACGACGTCGCGCGCTACCAGAAGGACGCGCTGACCGGCCACCGTCCGACCTGGAAGATGGGCGCCAACAACGGCAAGAAGGAGAGCGGTCTCGACGCCGCCTCCGATCCGTTCCACGTGTTCTCCGAGCTCAACGGCCGCGGCCGCTGGCGTCCCGGTCCGGGCGGCGCGGAGCCCAAGCCCGAGACCCGCAAGGTCATGAACGCCGAGCGCAAGGCGCTGCTGGTGATGGGGCTCGGCGCCGGCGCGACGCTCGAAGACGTCAAGTCGAAGTACAAGGCGCTGGTGAAGCAGCACCACCCCGACGCCAATGGCGGCGACCGCTCCACCGAGGATCGCCTGATCGAGATCATCAAGGCGTATAATTATCTGAAGACCGTGGTGCGCGAGGCGTAA
- a CDS encoding BolA family protein, with the protein MSTKDAIINKLREAFLPESLDVVDESHLHEGHAGHRPGGETHFRLYIVSPAFEGKSRLERHRMINATLAQELAGSVHALAIHAHGPGEKPR; encoded by the coding sequence ATGAGCACCAAAGACGCTATCATAAACAAGTTGCGTGAAGCTTTCTTGCCCGAAAGCCTCGACGTGGTCGATGAGTCACATCTGCATGAGGGCCACGCCGGCCACAGGCCAGGCGGCGAGACGCATTTCAGGCTATATATTGTGTCTCCGGCCTTCGAAGGGAAGAGCCGGCTCGAACGCCATCGCATGATAAATGCGACGCTGGCGCAGGAACTCGCCGGCTCGGTGCATGCGCTGGCGATCCATGCCCACGGCCCCGGGGAAAAGCCGCGCTAG
- a CDS encoding HlyC/CorC family transporter yields the protein MGWLTFSIVLLCLLVSAFFSASETALTGASRASMLRLSKQGNSEATVVSSLMAMRERMIGALLLGNNIANIGASALATGIFTAWFGDVGVLYATGVMTVLVVIFAEVLPKTVAINAPDRVSLLVARPMRLTVFVLGPLLTIIEGIVRALMRLLGIKIGAHQAILSPTERLRGAVDLLHHEGKVEKQDRDMLGGLLDLSELQVSDVMVHRTEMTMVNADLPPEELVREVLASEYTRIPLWREKPENIVGVLHAKDLLRAMRANEGDMSAIDASAIALPPWFVPEMRPVSEQLKAFRRRKTHFALVVDEYGEVEGMVTLEDILEEIVGDISDEHDVVVAGVRAQPDGSVVVDGSVPIRDLNRAMDWRLPDEEATTVAGLVIHEARSIPDRGQSFTFHGFRFRVLRRERNRITALRIVAVPREAAEPDEKKPKRAGTAF from the coding sequence GTGGGATGGTTGACCTTCTCGATCGTGCTGCTCTGTCTGCTCGTCTCCGCCTTCTTCTCGGCGAGTGAGACGGCGCTGACCGGCGCTTCGCGCGCCAGCATGTTGCGGCTGTCGAAGCAGGGCAACAGCGAGGCCACGGTCGTCTCGAGCCTGATGGCGATGCGCGAGCGGATGATCGGCGCGCTGCTGCTCGGCAACAATATCGCCAATATCGGCGCCTCCGCGCTCGCCACCGGCATCTTCACCGCCTGGTTCGGCGATGTCGGCGTGCTTTATGCCACCGGCGTCATGACGGTGCTGGTGGTGATCTTCGCGGAAGTGCTGCCCAAGACCGTCGCCATCAATGCGCCGGACCGGGTGTCGCTGCTGGTGGCCCGGCCGATGCGGTTGACGGTGTTCGTGCTCGGGCCGCTTCTCACCATCATCGAAGGGATCGTCCGCGCCCTGATGCGGCTGCTCGGCATCAAGATCGGCGCGCATCAGGCCATCCTGTCGCCGACCGAACGCCTGCGCGGCGCGGTCGATCTGCTGCATCACGAAGGCAAGGTCGAGAAGCAGGACCGCGACATGCTCGGCGGGTTGCTCGACCTCAGCGAACTGCAGGTCTCCGACGTGATGGTCCACCGCACCGAGATGACCATGGTCAATGCCGACCTGCCGCCCGAGGAATTGGTGCGCGAGGTGCTGGCGAGCGAATACACCCGCATCCCGCTGTGGCGCGAGAAGCCGGAGAATATCGTCGGCGTGCTCCACGCCAAGGATCTGCTGCGGGCGATGCGCGCTAATGAAGGCGACATGTCGGCGATCGATGCCTCCGCGATCGCGCTGCCGCCCTGGTTCGTGCCGGAGATGCGCCCGGTCTCCGAACAGCTGAAGGCGTTCCGCCGCCGCAAGACCCACTTCGCCCTGGTGGTCGACGAGTATGGCGAGGTCGAAGGCATGGTGACGCTGGAGGACATCCTGGAGGAGATCGTCGGCGACATCTCCGACGAGCACGATGTCGTTGTCGCCGGCGTGCGTGCCCAGCCGGACGGCTCGGTCGTGGTCGACGGCTCGGTGCCGATCCGCGATCTCAACCGCGCGATGGACTGGCGCCTGCCGGACGAGGAGGCGACCACGGTCGCCGGCCTCGTGATCCATGAGGCGCGGTCGATTCCTGATCGCGGCCAGAGCTTCACCTTCCACGGCTTCCGCTTCCGCGTGCTCCGCCGCGAGCGCAACCGCATCACCGCGCTGCGCATCGTCGCCGTCCCGCGCGAGGCCGCCGAGCCCGACGAGAAGAAGCCGAAGCGGGCGGGGACGGCGTTCTAG
- the aroB gene encoding 3-dehydroquinate synthase, whose product MTAPLKHSASVTVDVALGDRAYDIVIGRDVLASLGERVAALRPGVRTAVVTDRTVARHWLEPAEASLAAAGVPTSRIIVEEGEGSKSYATLTQVSEALIAAKIERNDLVIALGGGVVGDLAGFAAAILRRGVDFVQVPTSLLAQVDSSVGGKTGINSPQGKNLIGAFHQPVLVIADTSVLDTLSPRQFRAGYAEVAKYGILGDEAFFAWLEKNHADIFSGGAGREHAIATSCRAKAAIVSRDERETGERALLNLGHTFGHALEAATGFSDRLFHGEGVAVGMVLAAEFSAQLGMISTDDAARIARHLSAVGLPTRLQDIAGFTQEGLADADALLALMAQDKKVKRGKLTFILLEAVGRAVIANNVEPQPVRDFLQAKLKA is encoded by the coding sequence ATGACTGCGCCCTTGAAACACTCCGCCTCCGTTACCGTTGATGTCGCGCTCGGCGACCGCGCCTATGACATCGTCATCGGCCGCGACGTGCTGGCCTCGCTGGGCGAGCGTGTCGCGGCGCTGCGGCCCGGCGTGCGGACCGCTGTTGTCACCGATCGCACCGTCGCCAGGCACTGGCTGGAGCCGGCCGAGGCGTCGCTGGCTGCCGCAGGCGTCCCGACGTCTCGGATCATCGTCGAGGAGGGCGAGGGCTCGAAGAGCTACGCCACCCTGACGCAGGTCAGCGAGGCGCTGATTGCGGCGAAGATCGAGCGCAACGATCTGGTGATCGCGCTCGGCGGCGGCGTGGTCGGCGATCTCGCCGGCTTCGCGGCCGCGATCCTGCGCCGCGGCGTCGATTTCGTGCAGGTGCCGACCTCGCTGCTGGCGCAGGTCGATTCCTCCGTCGGCGGCAAGACCGGTATCAACTCGCCGCAGGGCAAGAACCTGATCGGCGCATTCCACCAGCCGGTGCTGGTGATCGCCGACACCTCGGTGCTCGACACGCTGTCGCCGCGCCAGTTTCGCGCCGGCTACGCCGAGGTCGCGAAATACGGCATCCTCGGTGACGAGGCCTTCTTCGCCTGGCTCGAAAAGAATCATGCCGACATCTTCTCGGGCGGCGCGGGGCGTGAGCACGCGATTGCGACCTCCTGCCGCGCCAAGGCCGCCATCGTCTCCCGCGACGAGCGCGAGACCGGCGAGCGCGCGCTGCTCAATCTCGGCCACACTTTCGGCCATGCGCTGGAAGCCGCGACCGGCTTCTCCGACCGCCTGTTCCATGGCGAGGGTGTCGCGGTCGGCATGGTGCTCGCGGCGGAATTCTCCGCGCAGCTCGGCATGATTTCGACGGACGACGCTGCCCGCATCGCGCGTCATCTTTCTGCGGTAGGATTGCCGACGCGCCTGCAGGATATCGCAGGCTTCACGCAGGAAGGGCTTGCCGATGCCGACGCTCTGTTGGCGCTGATGGCGCAGGACAAGAAGGTCAAGCGCGGCAAGCTCACCTTCATCCTGCTGGAGGCGGTCGGCCGCGCCGTGATTGCAAACAATGTCGAGCCACAGCCGGTGCGCGACTTCCTGCAAGCCAAGCTGAAGGCTTAA
- a CDS encoding shikimate kinase, whose translation MSDAAVPAPTHPTLEADITAALGTRSIVLVGMMGAGKSTIGRRMAARLKLAFTDADTEIEAAAGMTIPEIFETHGEPYFRDGEARVIARILDSGPIVLATGGGAFMREETRNRIRDRAVSIWLKADSDIIMRRVRRRADRPLLQTADPEATVNRLLSEREPVYQNADLTIASRDVPHDRIVDECLEALHAHLCGVRPAGEPPPDGLNATS comes from the coding sequence ATGTCCGACGCAGCCGTCCCGGCGCCCACCCACCCGACCCTGGAGGCCGACATTACGGCTGCGCTGGGGACGCGGTCGATCGTGCTGGTCGGCATGATGGGGGCCGGCAAGTCGACCATTGGCCGGCGGATGGCGGCGCGGCTCAAGCTGGCGTTCACCGATGCCGACACCGAGATCGAGGCGGCGGCCGGCATGACGATCCCGGAGATTTTCGAGACCCACGGCGAACCGTATTTTCGCGACGGCGAGGCGCGGGTGATCGCCCGCATCCTCGACAGCGGCCCGATCGTGCTGGCGACCGGCGGCGGCGCCTTCATGCGCGAGGAGACCCGCAACCGGATCCGCGACCGCGCAGTTTCGATCTGGCTCAAGGCCGACAGTGATATCATCATGCGCCGGGTCCGGCGCCGCGCCGATCGTCCGCTGCTGCAGACCGCAGACCCCGAGGCGACCGTCAACCGGCTGCTCAGCGAGCGCGAGCCAGTCTACCAGAACGCCGATCTGACGATCGCCTCGCGCGACGTGCCGCACGACCGCATTGTCGACGAATGCCTCGAGGCCCTGCACGCGCATCTGTGCGGCGTGCGTCCGGCCGGCGAGCCACCACCTGATGGATTGAACGCGACCTCATGA